A genomic region of Mustela erminea isolate mMusErm1 chromosome 12, mMusErm1.Pri, whole genome shotgun sequence contains the following coding sequences:
- the LOC116570657 gene encoding ficolin-1-like isoform X2, which yields MEPSRVAGPLRPAGRLLLLLCIETLAAQAADTCPEVKVVGLEGSDKLSILRGCPGLPGAAGPKGDAGVNGERGAPGSPGVPGKAGPPGPKGDRGDTGVRGEKAPRTCKDLLTRGHSLTGWHTIYLPGCRPLSVLCDMDTDGGGWTVSVGGQGTAQWPRPEPSRRPQVFQRRSDGSVDFYRDWAAYKRGFGSQLGEFWLGNDNIHALTAQGTSELRVDLVDFEGNRQFATYSSFRMAGEAEKYRLLLGAFAGGSAGDSLTYHNNHPFSTKDQDNDSSPENCAERYQGAWWYSNCHLANLNGFYLGGAHESYANGINWKSGKGYNYSYKVSEMMVRPA from the exons ATGGAGCCAAGCAGAGTCGCCGGGCCCCTGAGGCCTGCTGGTcgtctccttctgctcctctgcaTCGAGACCCTGGCCGCCCAGGCTGCAGACACCTGTCCAG AGGTGAAGGTGGTGGGGCTAGAGGGCTCCGACAAGCTCAGCATCCTCCGCGGCTGCCCGGGGCTGCCCGGGGCCGCAGGGCCCAAAGGAGACGCAGGCGTCAATGGAGAGAGAG GCGCACCCGGGTCCCCTGGAGTCCCCGGCAAGGCAGGACCACCGGGACCCAAAG GGGACCGAGGGGACACAGGAGTGCGCGGGGAGAAAG CACCTCGGACCTGCAAGGACCTGCTCACGAGAGGGCACTCTCTGACCGGTTGGCACACCATCTACCTGCCCGGCTGCCGGCCGCTGAGCGTGCTGTGCGACATGGACACGGACGGCGGGGGATGGACCGTGAGTGTCGGCGGCCAGGGGACCGCCCAGTG GCCCCGGCCCGAGCCCTCCCGCCGTCCGCAGGTGTTCCAGCGAAGGAGCGACGGCTCCGTGGATTTCTATCGCGACTGGGCCGCGTACAAGCGGGGCTTCGGCAGTCAGCTGGGGGAGTTCTGGCTGGGGAACGACAACATCCACGCCCTGACCGCCCAGG GAACCAGCGAGCTCCGGGTAGACCTCGTGGACTTTGAGGGCAACCGCCAGTTTGCTACGTACAGCTCGTTCCGGATGGCGGGCGAGGCCGAGAAGTACAGGCTTCTCCTGGGCGCCTTCGCCGGGGGCAGCGCGG GTGATTCCCTGACATACCACAACAACCACCCCTTCTCCACCAAGGACCAGGACAATGACTCAAGTCCAGAAAACTGTGCTGAGCGCTACCAGGGGGCCTGGTGGTACAGTAATTGTCACCTGGCGAATCTCAATGGTTTCTACCTCGGGGGCGCCCATGAAAGCTATGCAAATGGCATTAACTGGAAGTCGGGGAAAGGCTACAACTACAGCTACAAGGTGTCAGAGATGATGGTGAGGCCCGCGTAG
- the FCN2 gene encoding ficolin-2 isoform X1, whose protein sequence is MEPSGAAAATLVALLCTGAWAAADTCPEVKVVGLEGSDKLSILRGCPGLPGAAGPKGDAGVNGERGAPGSPGVPGKAGPPGPKGDRGDTGVRGEKGEPGPQSCDTAPRTCKDLLTRGHSLTGWHTIYLPGCRPLSVLCDMDTDGGGWTVFQRRSDGSVDFYRDWAAYKRGFGSQLGEFWLGNDNIHALTAQGTSELRVDLVDFEGNRQFAKYSSFQMAGEAEKYRLLLGAFAGGSAGDSLTYHNNHPFSTKDQDNDSSPENCAERYQGAWWYDKCHLANLNGLYLPGSHETFANGINWKSGKGYNYSYKVSAMMVRPV, encoded by the exons ATGGAGCCGAGCGGAGCTGCTGCCGCGACCCTCGTCGCGCTCTTGTGCACCGGGGCCTGGGCCGCCGCCGACACCTGTCCGG AGGTGAAGGTGGTGGGGCTAGAGGGCTCCGACAAGCTCAGCATCCTCCGCGGCTGCCCGGGGCTGCCCGGGGCCGCAGGGCCCAAAGGAGACGCAGGCGTCAACGGAGAGAGAG GCGCACCCGGGTCCCCTGGAGTCCCCGGCAAGGCAGGACCACCGGGACCCAAAG GGGACCGAGGGGACACAGGAGTGCGCGGGGAGAAAG GAGAGCCTGGGCCTCAGTCCTGTGACACAG CACCTCGGACCTGCAAGGACCTGCTCACGAGAGGGCACTCTCTGACCGGTTGGCACACCATCTACCTGCCCGGCTGCCGGCCGCTGAGCGTGCTGTGCGACATGGACACGGACGGCGGGGGATGGACC GTGTTCCAGCGAAGGAGCGACGGCTCCGTGGATTTCTATCGCGACTGGGCCGCGTACAAGCGGGGCTTCGGCAGTCAGCTGGGGGAGTTCTGGCTGGGGAACGACAACATCCACGCCCTGACCGCCCAGG GAACCAGCGAGCTCCGGGTAGACCTCGTGGACTTCGAGGGCAACCGCCAGTTTGCCAAGTACAGCTCGTTCCAGATGGCGGGCGAGGCCGAGAAGTACAGGCTTCTCCTGGGCGCCTTCGCCGGGGGCAGCGCGG GTGATTCCCTGACATACCACAACAACCACCCCTTCTCCACCAAGGACCAGGACAATGACTCAAGTCCAGAAAACTGTGCTGAGCGCTACCAGGGGGCCTGGTGGTACGATAAATGTCACCTGGCGAATCTCAATGGTCTCTACCTCCCGGGCTCCCATGAGACCTTTGCAAATGGCATTAACTGGAAGTCAGGGAAAGGCTACAACTACAGCTACAAGGTGTCAGCGATGATGGTGAGGCCCGTGTAG
- the FCN2 gene encoding ficolin-2 isoform X3: MEPSGAAAATLVALLCTGAWAAADTCPEVKVVGLEGSDKLSILRGCPGLPGAAGPKGDAGVNGERGAPGSPGVPGKAGPPGPKGEPGPQSCDTAPRTCKDLLTRGHSLTGWHTIYLPGCRPLSVLCDMDTDGGGWTVFQRRSDGSVDFYRDWAAYKRGFGSQLGEFWLGNDNIHALTAQGTSELRVDLVDFEGNRQFAKYSSFQMAGEAEKYRLLLGAFAGGSAGDSLTYHNNHPFSTKDQDNDSSPENCAERYQGAWWYDKCHLANLNGLYLPGSHETFANGINWKSGKGYNYSYKVSAMMVRPV, translated from the exons ATGGAGCCGAGCGGAGCTGCTGCCGCGACCCTCGTCGCGCTCTTGTGCACCGGGGCCTGGGCCGCCGCCGACACCTGTCCGG AGGTGAAGGTGGTGGGGCTAGAGGGCTCCGACAAGCTCAGCATCCTCCGCGGCTGCCCGGGGCTGCCCGGGGCCGCAGGGCCCAAAGGAGACGCAGGCGTCAACGGAGAGAGAG GCGCACCCGGGTCCCCTGGAGTCCCCGGCAAGGCAGGACCACCGGGACCCAAAG GAGAGCCTGGGCCTCAGTCCTGTGACACAG CACCTCGGACCTGCAAGGACCTGCTCACGAGAGGGCACTCTCTGACCGGTTGGCACACCATCTACCTGCCCGGCTGCCGGCCGCTGAGCGTGCTGTGCGACATGGACACGGACGGCGGGGGATGGACC GTGTTCCAGCGAAGGAGCGACGGCTCCGTGGATTTCTATCGCGACTGGGCCGCGTACAAGCGGGGCTTCGGCAGTCAGCTGGGGGAGTTCTGGCTGGGGAACGACAACATCCACGCCCTGACCGCCCAGG GAACCAGCGAGCTCCGGGTAGACCTCGTGGACTTCGAGGGCAACCGCCAGTTTGCCAAGTACAGCTCGTTCCAGATGGCGGGCGAGGCCGAGAAGTACAGGCTTCTCCTGGGCGCCTTCGCCGGGGGCAGCGCGG GTGATTCCCTGACATACCACAACAACCACCCCTTCTCCACCAAGGACCAGGACAATGACTCAAGTCCAGAAAACTGTGCTGAGCGCTACCAGGGGGCCTGGTGGTACGATAAATGTCACCTGGCGAATCTCAATGGTCTCTACCTCCCGGGCTCCCATGAGACCTTTGCAAATGGCATTAACTGGAAGTCAGGGAAAGGCTACAACTACAGCTACAAGGTGTCAGCGATGATGGTGAGGCCCGTGTAG
- the FCN2 gene encoding ficolin-2 isoform X2, producing the protein MEPSGAAAATLVALLCTGAWAAADTCPEVKVVGLEGSDKLSILRGCPGLPGAAGPKGDAGVNGERGAPGSPGVPGKAGPPGPKGDRGDTGVRGEKAPRTCKDLLTRGHSLTGWHTIYLPGCRPLSVLCDMDTDGGGWTVFQRRSDGSVDFYRDWAAYKRGFGSQLGEFWLGNDNIHALTAQGTSELRVDLVDFEGNRQFAKYSSFQMAGEAEKYRLLLGAFAGGSAGDSLTYHNNHPFSTKDQDNDSSPENCAERYQGAWWYDKCHLANLNGLYLPGSHETFANGINWKSGKGYNYSYKVSAMMVRPV; encoded by the exons ATGGAGCCGAGCGGAGCTGCTGCCGCGACCCTCGTCGCGCTCTTGTGCACCGGGGCCTGGGCCGCCGCCGACACCTGTCCGG AGGTGAAGGTGGTGGGGCTAGAGGGCTCCGACAAGCTCAGCATCCTCCGCGGCTGCCCGGGGCTGCCCGGGGCCGCAGGGCCCAAAGGAGACGCAGGCGTCAACGGAGAGAGAG GCGCACCCGGGTCCCCTGGAGTCCCCGGCAAGGCAGGACCACCGGGACCCAAAG GGGACCGAGGGGACACAGGAGTGCGCGGGGAGAAAG CACCTCGGACCTGCAAGGACCTGCTCACGAGAGGGCACTCTCTGACCGGTTGGCACACCATCTACCTGCCCGGCTGCCGGCCGCTGAGCGTGCTGTGCGACATGGACACGGACGGCGGGGGATGGACC GTGTTCCAGCGAAGGAGCGACGGCTCCGTGGATTTCTATCGCGACTGGGCCGCGTACAAGCGGGGCTTCGGCAGTCAGCTGGGGGAGTTCTGGCTGGGGAACGACAACATCCACGCCCTGACCGCCCAGG GAACCAGCGAGCTCCGGGTAGACCTCGTGGACTTCGAGGGCAACCGCCAGTTTGCCAAGTACAGCTCGTTCCAGATGGCGGGCGAGGCCGAGAAGTACAGGCTTCTCCTGGGCGCCTTCGCCGGGGGCAGCGCGG GTGATTCCCTGACATACCACAACAACCACCCCTTCTCCACCAAGGACCAGGACAATGACTCAAGTCCAGAAAACTGTGCTGAGCGCTACCAGGGGGCCTGGTGGTACGATAAATGTCACCTGGCGAATCTCAATGGTCTCTACCTCCCGGGCTCCCATGAGACCTTTGCAAATGGCATTAACTGGAAGTCAGGGAAAGGCTACAACTACAGCTACAAGGTGTCAGCGATGATGGTGAGGCCCGTGTAG
- the LOC116570657 gene encoding ficolin-1-like isoform X4, whose protein sequence is MEPSRVAGPLRPAGRLLLLLCIETLAAQAADTCPEVKVVGLEGSDKLSILRGCPGLPGAAGPKGDAGVNGERGAPGSPGVPGKAGPPGPKGDRGDTGVRGEKGEPGPQSCDTAPRTCKDLLTRGHSLTGWHTIYLPGCRPLSVLCDMDTDGGGWTVFQRRSDGSVDFYRDWAAYKRGFGSQLGEFWLGNDNIHALTAQGTSELRVDLVDFEGNRQFATYSSFRMAGEAEKYRLLLGAFAGGSAGDSLTYHNNHPFSTKDQDNDSSPENCAERYQGAWWYSNCHLANLNGFYLGGAHESYANGINWKSGKGYNYSYKVSEMMVRPA, encoded by the exons ATGGAGCCAAGCAGAGTCGCCGGGCCCCTGAGGCCTGCTGGTcgtctccttctgctcctctgcaTCGAGACCCTGGCCGCCCAGGCTGCAGACACCTGTCCAG AGGTGAAGGTGGTGGGGCTAGAGGGCTCCGACAAGCTCAGCATCCTCCGCGGCTGCCCGGGGCTGCCCGGGGCCGCAGGGCCCAAAGGAGACGCAGGCGTCAATGGAGAGAGAG GCGCACCCGGGTCCCCTGGAGTCCCCGGCAAGGCAGGACCACCGGGACCCAAAG GGGACCGAGGGGACACAGGAGTGCGCGGGGAGAAAG GAGAGCCTGGGCCTCAGTCCTGTGACACAG CACCTCGGACCTGCAAGGACCTGCTCACGAGAGGGCACTCTCTGACCGGTTGGCACACCATCTACCTGCCCGGCTGCCGGCCGCTGAGCGTGCTGTGCGACATGGACACGGACGGCGGGGGATGGACC GTGTTCCAGCGAAGGAGCGACGGCTCCGTGGATTTCTATCGCGACTGGGCCGCGTACAAGCGGGGCTTCGGCAGTCAGCTGGGGGAGTTCTGGCTGGGGAACGACAACATCCACGCCCTGACCGCCCAGG GAACCAGCGAGCTCCGGGTAGACCTCGTGGACTTTGAGGGCAACCGCCAGTTTGCTACGTACAGCTCGTTCCGGATGGCGGGCGAGGCCGAGAAGTACAGGCTTCTCCTGGGCGCCTTCGCCGGGGGCAGCGCGG GTGATTCCCTGACATACCACAACAACCACCCCTTCTCCACCAAGGACCAGGACAATGACTCAAGTCCAGAAAACTGTGCTGAGCGCTACCAGGGGGCCTGGTGGTACAGTAATTGTCACCTGGCGAATCTCAATGGTTTCTACCTCGGGGGCGCCCATGAAAGCTATGCAAATGGCATTAACTGGAAGTCGGGGAAAGGCTACAACTACAGCTACAAGGTGTCAGAGATGATGGTGAGGCCCGCGTAG
- the LOC116570657 gene encoding ficolin-1-like isoform X5: MEPSRVAGPLRPAGRLLLLLCIETLAAQAADTCPEVKVVGLEGSDKLSILRGCPGLPGAAGPKGDAGVNGERGAPGSPGVPGKAGPPGPKGEPGPQSCDTAPRTCKDLLTRGHSLTGWHTIYLPGCRPLSVLCDMDTDGGGWTVFQRRSDGSVDFYRDWAAYKRGFGSQLGEFWLGNDNIHALTAQGTSELRVDLVDFEGNRQFATYSSFRMAGEAEKYRLLLGAFAGGSAGDSLTYHNNHPFSTKDQDNDSSPENCAERYQGAWWYSNCHLANLNGFYLGGAHESYANGINWKSGKGYNYSYKVSEMMVRPA, encoded by the exons ATGGAGCCAAGCAGAGTCGCCGGGCCCCTGAGGCCTGCTGGTcgtctccttctgctcctctgcaTCGAGACCCTGGCCGCCCAGGCTGCAGACACCTGTCCAG AGGTGAAGGTGGTGGGGCTAGAGGGCTCCGACAAGCTCAGCATCCTCCGCGGCTGCCCGGGGCTGCCCGGGGCCGCAGGGCCCAAAGGAGACGCAGGCGTCAATGGAGAGAGAG GCGCACCCGGGTCCCCTGGAGTCCCCGGCAAGGCAGGACCACCGGGACCCAAAG GAGAGCCTGGGCCTCAGTCCTGTGACACAG CACCTCGGACCTGCAAGGACCTGCTCACGAGAGGGCACTCTCTGACCGGTTGGCACACCATCTACCTGCCCGGCTGCCGGCCGCTGAGCGTGCTGTGCGACATGGACACGGACGGCGGGGGATGGACC GTGTTCCAGCGAAGGAGCGACGGCTCCGTGGATTTCTATCGCGACTGGGCCGCGTACAAGCGGGGCTTCGGCAGTCAGCTGGGGGAGTTCTGGCTGGGGAACGACAACATCCACGCCCTGACCGCCCAGG GAACCAGCGAGCTCCGGGTAGACCTCGTGGACTTTGAGGGCAACCGCCAGTTTGCTACGTACAGCTCGTTCCGGATGGCGGGCGAGGCCGAGAAGTACAGGCTTCTCCTGGGCGCCTTCGCCGGGGGCAGCGCGG GTGATTCCCTGACATACCACAACAACCACCCCTTCTCCACCAAGGACCAGGACAATGACTCAAGTCCAGAAAACTGTGCTGAGCGCTACCAGGGGGCCTGGTGGTACAGTAATTGTCACCTGGCGAATCTCAATGGTTTCTACCTCGGGGGCGCCCATGAAAGCTATGCAAATGGCATTAACTGGAAGTCGGGGAAAGGCTACAACTACAGCTACAAGGTGTCAGAGATGATGGTGAGGCCCGCGTAG
- the LOC116570657 gene encoding ficolin-2-like isoform X3, which yields MEPSRVAGPLRPAGRLLLLLCIETLAAQAADTCPEVKVVGLEGSDKLSILRGCPGLPGAAGPKGDAGVNGERGAPGSPGVPGKAGPPGPKGEPGPQSCDTAPRTCKDLLTRGHSLTGWHTIYLPGCRPLSVLCDMDTDGGGWTVSVGGQGTAQWPRPEPSRRPQVFQRRSDGSVDFYRDWAAYKRGFGSQLGEFWLGNDNIHALTAQGTSELRVDLVDFEGNRQFATYSSFRMAGEAEKYRLLLGAFAGGSAGDSLTYHNNHPFSTKDQDNDSSPENCAERYQGAWWYSNCHLANLNGFYLGGAHESYANGINWKSGKGYNYSYKVSEMMVRPA from the exons ATGGAGCCAAGCAGAGTCGCCGGGCCCCTGAGGCCTGCTGGTcgtctccttctgctcctctgcaTCGAGACCCTGGCCGCCCAGGCTGCAGACACCTGTCCAG AGGTGAAGGTGGTGGGGCTAGAGGGCTCCGACAAGCTCAGCATCCTCCGCGGCTGCCCGGGGCTGCCCGGGGCCGCAGGGCCCAAAGGAGACGCAGGCGTCAATGGAGAGAGAG GCGCACCCGGGTCCCCTGGAGTCCCCGGCAAGGCAGGACCACCGGGACCCAAAG GAGAGCCTGGGCCTCAGTCCTGTGACACAG CACCTCGGACCTGCAAGGACCTGCTCACGAGAGGGCACTCTCTGACCGGTTGGCACACCATCTACCTGCCCGGCTGCCGGCCGCTGAGCGTGCTGTGCGACATGGACACGGACGGCGGGGGATGGACCGTGAGTGTCGGCGGCCAGGGGACCGCCCAGTG GCCCCGGCCCGAGCCCTCCCGCCGTCCGCAGGTGTTCCAGCGAAGGAGCGACGGCTCCGTGGATTTCTATCGCGACTGGGCCGCGTACAAGCGGGGCTTCGGCAGTCAGCTGGGGGAGTTCTGGCTGGGGAACGACAACATCCACGCCCTGACCGCCCAGG GAACCAGCGAGCTCCGGGTAGACCTCGTGGACTTTGAGGGCAACCGCCAGTTTGCTACGTACAGCTCGTTCCGGATGGCGGGCGAGGCCGAGAAGTACAGGCTTCTCCTGGGCGCCTTCGCCGGGGGCAGCGCGG GTGATTCCCTGACATACCACAACAACCACCCCTTCTCCACCAAGGACCAGGACAATGACTCAAGTCCAGAAAACTGTGCTGAGCGCTACCAGGGGGCCTGGTGGTACAGTAATTGTCACCTGGCGAATCTCAATGGTTTCTACCTCGGGGGCGCCCATGAAAGCTATGCAAATGGCATTAACTGGAAGTCGGGGAAAGGCTACAACTACAGCTACAAGGTGTCAGAGATGATGGTGAGGCCCGCGTAG
- the LOC116570657 gene encoding ficolin-1-like isoform X1, translating to MEPSRVAGPLRPAGRLLLLLCIETLAAQAADTCPEVKVVGLEGSDKLSILRGCPGLPGAAGPKGDAGVNGERGAPGSPGVPGKAGPPGPKGDRGDTGVRGEKGEPGPQSCDTAPRTCKDLLTRGHSLTGWHTIYLPGCRPLSVLCDMDTDGGGWTVSVGGQGTAQWPRPEPSRRPQVFQRRSDGSVDFYRDWAAYKRGFGSQLGEFWLGNDNIHALTAQGTSELRVDLVDFEGNRQFATYSSFRMAGEAEKYRLLLGAFAGGSAGDSLTYHNNHPFSTKDQDNDSSPENCAERYQGAWWYSNCHLANLNGFYLGGAHESYANGINWKSGKGYNYSYKVSEMMVRPA from the exons ATGGAGCCAAGCAGAGTCGCCGGGCCCCTGAGGCCTGCTGGTcgtctccttctgctcctctgcaTCGAGACCCTGGCCGCCCAGGCTGCAGACACCTGTCCAG AGGTGAAGGTGGTGGGGCTAGAGGGCTCCGACAAGCTCAGCATCCTCCGCGGCTGCCCGGGGCTGCCCGGGGCCGCAGGGCCCAAAGGAGACGCAGGCGTCAATGGAGAGAGAG GCGCACCCGGGTCCCCTGGAGTCCCCGGCAAGGCAGGACCACCGGGACCCAAAG GGGACCGAGGGGACACAGGAGTGCGCGGGGAGAAAG GAGAGCCTGGGCCTCAGTCCTGTGACACAG CACCTCGGACCTGCAAGGACCTGCTCACGAGAGGGCACTCTCTGACCGGTTGGCACACCATCTACCTGCCCGGCTGCCGGCCGCTGAGCGTGCTGTGCGACATGGACACGGACGGCGGGGGATGGACCGTGAGTGTCGGCGGCCAGGGGACCGCCCAGTG GCCCCGGCCCGAGCCCTCCCGCCGTCCGCAGGTGTTCCAGCGAAGGAGCGACGGCTCCGTGGATTTCTATCGCGACTGGGCCGCGTACAAGCGGGGCTTCGGCAGTCAGCTGGGGGAGTTCTGGCTGGGGAACGACAACATCCACGCCCTGACCGCCCAGG GAACCAGCGAGCTCCGGGTAGACCTCGTGGACTTTGAGGGCAACCGCCAGTTTGCTACGTACAGCTCGTTCCGGATGGCGGGCGAGGCCGAGAAGTACAGGCTTCTCCTGGGCGCCTTCGCCGGGGGCAGCGCGG GTGATTCCCTGACATACCACAACAACCACCCCTTCTCCACCAAGGACCAGGACAATGACTCAAGTCCAGAAAACTGTGCTGAGCGCTACCAGGGGGCCTGGTGGTACAGTAATTGTCACCTGGCGAATCTCAATGGTTTCTACCTCGGGGGCGCCCATGAAAGCTATGCAAATGGCATTAACTGGAAGTCGGGGAAAGGCTACAACTACAGCTACAAGGTGTCAGAGATGATGGTGAGGCCCGCGTAG